One Ignavibacterium sp. DNA segment encodes these proteins:
- a CDS encoding GNAT family N-acetyltransferase, which translates to METDLSNIINHLKRDLITNISTIGFIESNPITEIIELDNSFLIKGSSDVEWVYIVCNNEAGLKALLERAGNSIYFASVENWMIPFITEKRKPEWILTTMRYFLPDDVDVPANKKDVIPLTTDHIGFIISQSNYRQFLTPAYIEERITKSISAAIMKKDKLVAWGLTHDDGALGSLHVLDDYRKKGYGREILLSLIHQNRKLGKISFAQIEEKNQKAINLVEQLGFVKDRLVSWIKLI; encoded by the coding sequence ATGGAAACAGACCTGAGTAATATTATCAATCATCTTAAACGGGATCTTATTACAAATATCAGTACAATCGGTTTTATCGAAAGCAATCCGATTACAGAGATTATAGAATTAGACAACTCATTTCTGATTAAAGGCTCAAGCGATGTTGAATGGGTTTATATTGTGTGCAATAACGAAGCCGGGCTTAAAGCTTTGTTAGAGAGAGCCGGTAACAGCATTTACTTTGCATCTGTAGAAAATTGGATGATACCTTTTATTACCGAAAAAAGAAAACCTGAGTGGATACTTACTACAATGCGTTACTTTCTGCCTGATGATGTGGATGTTCCTGCAAATAAAAAAGATGTAATACCTTTAACAACAGATCATATCGGTTTTATAATTTCTCAGTCGAATTACAGACAGTTTTTAACCCCAGCATATATTGAAGAAAGAATAACAAAATCTATCAGTGCTGCAATAATGAAAAAAGATAAACTTGTTGCCTGGGGTTTAACTCATGATGATGGTGCTCTTGGCTCGCTGCATGTTCTTGATGATTATAGAAAAAAAGGTTATGGAAGAGAAATACTTCTTTCGCTAATTCATCAAAACAGAAAGCTCGGTAAAATTTCTTTTGCACAGATTGAGGAAAAAAACCAAAAGGCAATTAATCTTGTTGAGCAGTTAGGGTTCGTTAAAGACAGATTGGTAAGCTGGATTAAATTGATTTGA
- a CDS encoding MFS transporter: MNPWKGLKDLPHDMWALFFTSLINRSGTMVIPFLALYLTKKIGVTPTEAGTALLVYGAAAFIAAPLTGKLSDKIGSIKIMQFSLYGTGLIFFAYSFITDYYWILAATFVLAAVNEAFRPANLSLIAEIVTPPQRRMAFALNRLAINAGMSIGPVIGGFLTLIDYHYLFYANAFASIAAGIYFNSVRWSSLSSEEEETVKEKSIIKFGILNDKHYLFFLFAVIPANLVFFQHLGAFPLYIVNDLKYSTAAFGLFGSINTVLIIIAEVPLNNMMSNTPYRISLMIGASLAGLGFGGFAIAGSTLPLIIAIIVFTFGEMIFFPTTAAYTSEIAPPERRGEYMGYYQMTFSFAFSAGPWLGTVVYENFGSSFLWNSALFFGMITAVLMFFIKEKIPSNGNRPE; this comes from the coding sequence ATGAATCCCTGGAAAGGATTAAAGGATTTACCGCATGATATGTGGGCGTTGTTTTTTACTTCGCTCATAAATCGCTCCGGCACAATGGTAATTCCTTTTCTTGCTCTTTATCTTACAAAAAAAATCGGTGTAACACCAACAGAAGCAGGTACGGCACTGCTTGTTTACGGGGCTGCCGCATTTATTGCAGCACCATTAACAGGAAAACTTTCCGATAAAATCGGCTCAATTAAAATTATGCAGTTTTCTTTATATGGCACGGGCTTGATTTTTTTTGCTTACTCTTTTATAACAGATTATTACTGGATACTTGCAGCAACATTTGTGCTTGCCGCAGTTAATGAAGCATTTCGTCCGGCAAATCTTTCTTTAATCGCTGAGATTGTAACTCCGCCGCAGCGCAGAATGGCTTTTGCATTAAATCGTTTAGCTATAAACGCCGGAATGAGTATTGGCCCGGTTATCGGCGGTTTCTTAACTCTTATTGATTATCATTATTTATTTTATGCAAATGCTTTTGCTTCAATTGCAGCAGGTATTTACTTTAATTCTGTCAGATGGTCTTCGCTGTCATCTGAGGAAGAAGAGACTGTTAAAGAAAAATCCATAATAAAGTTTGGGATATTGAACGATAAGCATTATCTGTTTTTTTTATTTGCTGTCATCCCGGCAAATCTTGTTTTCTTTCAGCATCTTGGCGCTTTTCCGCTATACATAGTTAATGATCTTAAGTATTCCACAGCAGCATTTGGATTGTTCGGTTCAATAAACACTGTTTTAATAATCATCGCAGAAGTTCCGCTTAATAATATGATGAGCAATACTCCATACAGAATATCTTTAATGATTGGAGCTTCTCTTGCAGGCTTGGGTTTTGGCGGATTTGCAATTGCAGGCTCTACATTACCGCTTATAATTGCCATAATAGTTTTTACATTTGGAGAAATGATTTTCTTTCCAACAACTGCAGCATATACTTCAGAAATTGCACCGCCGGAAAGACGCGGCGAGTATATGGGATATTATCAAATGACTTTTAGTTTTGCTTTTTCTGCTGGTCCCTGGTTAGGAACAGTTGTCTATGAAAACTTTGGCTCTTCATTTCTGTGGAACTCTGCATTATTTTTCGGTATGATTACAGCAGTATTAATGTTTTTTATTAAAGAAAAGATTCCTTCAAATGGAAACAGACCTGAGTAA